From the Saccharobesus litoralis genome, one window contains:
- the lspA gene encoding signal peptidase II, with translation MHIFTQTGLRWIWIAIVVLVLDQVTKLAILDSFQLYERVNYTSFFNLVYVQNFGAAFSFLSDAGGWQRYFFTGIAIAAVVLLSVWMYKTPADKRLMPIGFSLILGGALGNLYDRISYGYVVDFLDFYYQNWHWPAFNVADMGIVVGAGLVLLDSFINQEDEQKSNPST, from the coding sequence ATGCATATTTTTACCCAAACAGGCTTACGCTGGATCTGGATTGCCATTGTGGTGTTAGTTTTAGACCAAGTGACTAAACTAGCAATACTAGACAGCTTCCAGCTATACGAACGTGTTAACTACACTTCGTTTTTTAATTTGGTTTACGTACAAAACTTTGGTGCTGCATTTAGCTTTTTATCTGATGCGGGAGGCTGGCAGCGGTATTTCTTTACAGGGATCGCAATTGCTGCGGTTGTGTTGTTAAGTGTATGGATGTACAAAACACCAGCGGATAAACGTTTAATGCCTATCGGCTTTAGTCTTATTTTAGGCGGCGCGCTGGGTAACTTGTACGACCGTATTTCGTATGGCTATGTCGTCGATTTTTTAGATTTTTATTATCAAAATTGGCATTGGCCAGCATTTAATGTTGCGGATATGGGCATTGTTGTTGGCGCCGGACTGGTTTTATTGGACTCATTTATCAATCAAGAAGATGAGCAAAAAAGCAACCCGTCGACATAA
- a CDS encoding PilW family protein: MKKNQGFTLVELLIGAVLSLIVFGGAISLFIASDEVTDSTIQNGELQETGTYALNLLTKDIMMHGYLGLATGEASTMQIHNNAAVSQDCTGEPGNNGTFPNASEFNFRTIFMITATGVDDYGCIPDAKAYSTILQIKRGLGESVAEGEEENTRYYIKSTPAGDVYFYAGNDQASLMPDAERVSVMEYQNYIYYVREESQGDITVPILARYQLEKDATAAASGGQLVSYDLVEGIEYINALMGVDSDNDGVANFYLPVSNMNDSREYWDESEQMTIVSAKLFVLARSIEPDHRVENNLSYDLGDRIYTPNGDKYRRMLFTNTVYIANKGLGWEIE, translated from the coding sequence ATGAAAAAAAATCAGGGCTTTACATTAGTTGAATTGCTGATCGGCGCAGTACTTAGCTTAATTGTTTTTGGTGGTGCAATTAGCTTATTTATTGCCTCAGATGAAGTCACTGATTCAACTATTCAAAATGGTGAACTGCAAGAAACCGGAACTTATGCGCTCAATTTATTAACCAAAGATATCATGATGCATGGTTATTTGGGGTTGGCGACCGGTGAAGCATCCACTATGCAAATTCACAATAATGCTGCCGTTAGCCAAGATTGCACAGGCGAGCCTGGAAATAACGGTACTTTTCCTAATGCATCAGAATTTAATTTTCGTACCATTTTCATGATAACGGCAACGGGTGTTGACGATTATGGCTGTATTCCTGATGCCAAGGCGTACAGTACTATTTTACAAATAAAGCGTGGTTTAGGGGAGTCAGTGGCTGAAGGTGAGGAAGAAAATACGCGCTATTATATTAAATCAACGCCTGCTGGTGATGTGTATTTTTATGCTGGTAATGATCAAGCTTCGTTAATGCCAGACGCCGAAAGGGTCAGTGTGATGGAGTATCAAAATTATATTTACTATGTGCGGGAAGAAAGCCAAGGTGATATTACGGTTCCAATTTTAGCGCGTTATCAGCTCGAAAAAGATGCGACGGCTGCAGCAAGTGGGGGACAATTAGTGAGTTATGACTTGGTTGAAGGCATTGAGTATATTAATGCGTTAATGGGGGTTGATAGTGATAATGATGGTGTAGCCAACTTTTATTTACCTGTTTCTAATATGAATGATTCACGCGAGTATTGGGATGAATCAGAGCAAATGACGATTGTATCAGCCAAATTATTTGTACTCGCGCGCTCGATTGAGCCAGACCATCGTGTAGAAAATAACCTGAGTTACGATCTCGGTGATCGTATTTATACGCCTAATGGTGATAAATACCGCAGAATGTTGTTTACCAATACAGTGTATATCGCTAATAAAGGTTTAGGTTGGGAGATTGAATAA
- the ispH gene encoding 4-hydroxy-3-methylbut-2-enyl diphosphate reductase, with protein MKVELANPRGFCAGVDRAISIVERAIELFEPPIYVRHEVVHNKYVVDGLRERGAIFVDELHEVPDDSIVIFSAHGVSQAVRNEAKSRDLKIFDATCPLVTKVHMEVNRASRKGTECILIGHHGHPEVEGTMGQYSNPEGGIYLVESTDDVLALSVKDADNLYYCSQTTLSVDDTSEVIDALREKFPNIQGPRKDDICYATQNRQDAVRQLAASNDVVLVVGAKNSSNSNRLRELADKLGAQAHLIDTADDIQAGWLANAKGVGVTAGASAPEVLVQQVIERLKSLGGVDVNESQGIEENVVFALPLELR; from the coding sequence ATGAAAGTTGAATTAGCTAATCCTAGAGGTTTTTGTGCGGGCGTAGATCGAGCCATTAGTATTGTCGAACGTGCCATTGAATTATTTGAGCCGCCGATTTATGTGCGTCATGAAGTAGTACACAACAAGTATGTAGTTGATGGGTTACGTGAGCGCGGAGCTATTTTTGTTGATGAGCTGCATGAAGTGCCAGACGATAGTATTGTTATTTTCAGTGCGCATGGTGTGTCGCAAGCAGTGCGTAATGAAGCCAAAAGCCGAGATTTAAAAATATTTGATGCAACCTGTCCTCTTGTGACTAAGGTGCATATGGAAGTTAACCGTGCTAGCCGCAAAGGCACTGAGTGTATTTTAATTGGTCATCATGGTCACCCAGAAGTAGAAGGTACCATGGGGCAATACTCAAACCCTGAAGGGGGGATTTACTTAGTTGAATCAACGGATGATGTGCTAGCCCTTAGTGTGAAAGACGCAGACAATTTATACTATTGCTCGCAAACGACCTTGTCTGTAGACGATACATCAGAAGTGATCGATGCCTTGCGCGAGAAATTTCCGAATATTCAAGGGCCGCGCAAAGACGATATTTGTTACGCCACGCAAAATCGTCAAGATGCGGTGCGCCAACTCGCGGCAAGTAATGATGTTGTTTTAGTGGTTGGTGCTAAAAATAGCTCAAACTCTAATCGCTTACGGGAATTAGCCGATAAGTTGGGAGCCCAAGCGCATTTAATTGATACCGCAGACGACATTCAAGCTGGTTGGCTGGCAAATGCCAAAGGAGTCGGTGTAACGGCCGGAGCGTCTGCACCAGAAGTATTAGTACAACAAGTGATTGAGCGATTAAAATCATTGGGGGGCGTTGATGTTAATGAGAGCCAAGGCATTGAAGAAAATGTCGTATTCGCTTTACCTTTAGAGCTAAGATAA
- a CDS encoding pilus assembly protein, which produces MNSRLVSLIISFLLPFVAIAEDIDLYVGSSTGSSGSASPQIMIIFDNSGSMAWNATVKASYDPSTKYDGDISGYYSERLTYFVTGTLIDATAIPKPDDDKSKLRRFNRLINACDESRIPLYGLWRKNGANYYGDELWAADADLSEYTLVEGGQGFYVDRIVEYKGKTWQQIKEDSGADKSSFVDCYGDVEQSNQANPAQEKDGNSYVDLPDGYPVNYLGNKGNNSTYHLSDSGASDSDFEAADFSDVEVTTLYDVNYLEWYHASTDEVGTETKSRLEVAKESITNLVNASSDSIEYGLSFFNLQDGGRIVNAIEPDDVTGVIDIDGLLTNVDDVSADTWTPLCETTYEVYRYFAGLSVYYGDDDPDKDPERDSDAESPAGTYKSPISEGCRDQVYIVLITDGEPTRDNGVNTTIASMISGDSELTNNGVVDGNYLPALAGWMFKNDINTSVAGDQTAVTYTIGFGEDALAAAPVLSKAAELGGGEYYAATDATALALALQNTIIQILQTSASFTSPAIAANNFDRTRSLDSIYFSMFLPEEGPKWRGNIKKLKVINSEIVDANGEKAINTSGNIDDDVVTFWGGTSDCNSGTTCADGNEVDKGGVAEMLAETSVSNRTLYSDIGTSGALKTFNYSNVSSFYGADLTDYLGVTAGTEEAHIKWAMGYDIDDYDNDTVTDETREDIFGDPLHSKPLVINYGGSTEATQDLRILVGTNAGALHMFKDSPNATSVSESWAFYPKAFFPIIDDLRFDTTGKEYGIDGSPVVYTNDKDNDGIIESSNNESAIVIVGLRRGGRDYYALDISNPDSPTLLWHITGGSGDFTELGQSWSKPVVGYINHKSHTNGDPVLFFAAGYNGDSDTGASTTNPGRGVFIVDVKTGALVWKATSSATSSGNKNTKGGFEHAIPGRLAVLDSDANGLIDRVYVSDVGGYVWRLDLVGSDPFSTTTPWTVQKLASLGGTGTSARKFFAEPVIVRTIFTEVKQLELDYGTKTETVTSKKDVPYDGILIGSGDRANPNDTSVNDMMFMIQDRDIVTRTFVEPDDYEPIDLDDLYDFSSDPFTGQTASQFEAKQISLGSSLGWKFDFSSSGEKVMSPSRALGGIAYFTSFVPATNSSSNSCELNAGKGYLYAIDYHYGTQAYSWKSIDLGERVPDTPVLFSGEDASGDANLTLIGVGSGEDSTGTIDLKEVKANPCLSGETCDPTKDYNALEVKRTYIAIKEDGN; this is translated from the coding sequence ATGAATAGTCGCCTAGTCAGTTTAATTATTTCTTTTCTTCTGCCTTTTGTTGCCATTGCCGAAGATATTGATTTATACGTCGGTAGCTCAACCGGCTCTAGCGGCAGCGCATCACCACAAATTATGATTATCTTTGATAACAGTGGCTCAATGGCATGGAATGCGACGGTGAAGGCCTCTTATGATCCTTCAACAAAGTATGATGGAGATATTTCAGGTTATTATTCAGAGCGCTTAACCTATTTTGTAACGGGTACTTTAATCGACGCTACCGCTATTCCTAAGCCTGATGATGATAAATCAAAATTGAGGCGTTTTAATCGCTTAATCAATGCCTGTGATGAATCACGCATTCCTTTGTATGGTTTATGGAGAAAAAATGGAGCTAATTATTATGGTGATGAACTTTGGGCAGCCGACGCTGATTTAAGTGAATATACCTTAGTCGAAGGTGGGCAAGGGTTTTATGTCGATCGCATAGTTGAATATAAAGGTAAAACTTGGCAACAAATTAAAGAAGATAGCGGTGCAGATAAAAGCTCTTTCGTAGATTGTTATGGTGATGTAGAGCAAAGTAACCAAGCCAACCCAGCGCAGGAGAAAGATGGTAATAGCTATGTTGATTTGCCTGATGGCTATCCGGTCAATTATTTGGGGAACAAAGGAAACAACAGTACTTACCACTTGAGTGATAGCGGTGCTAGTGACAGTGATTTTGAAGCAGCTGATTTTAGCGACGTTGAAGTGACAACGCTCTATGATGTTAACTATTTGGAATGGTATCACGCTTCAACTGATGAAGTCGGAACCGAGACTAAATCCCGTCTTGAAGTTGCTAAAGAGTCGATTACTAATTTAGTAAACGCATCGTCAGATTCCATTGAATACGGTTTATCCTTCTTTAATCTGCAAGATGGAGGTCGTATCGTGAATGCTATCGAGCCCGATGATGTGACAGGCGTGATTGATATTGATGGCTTATTAACTAATGTTGATGATGTTAGTGCTGATACTTGGACGCCATTGTGTGAAACCACTTATGAGGTTTATCGTTATTTTGCGGGATTGAGCGTTTATTACGGTGATGATGATCCAGATAAAGATCCTGAAAGGGATAGTGATGCCGAAAGCCCTGCAGGCACTTATAAATCACCTATATCTGAAGGCTGCCGAGACCAAGTTTACATAGTACTCATTACCGACGGTGAACCAACTCGTGATAATGGGGTTAATACGACGATTGCCAGTATGATTTCAGGTGATTCGGAATTAACTAATAATGGTGTTGTGGATGGCAATTATTTACCTGCTCTTGCTGGTTGGATGTTTAAAAATGACATTAATACCAGTGTGGCCGGTGATCAAACCGCTGTAACTTATACCATAGGTTTTGGCGAGGATGCGCTTGCAGCAGCACCAGTATTGAGTAAAGCGGCTGAGTTAGGTGGCGGTGAATATTATGCCGCCACGGATGCCACCGCGTTAGCACTGGCGTTACAAAATACCATTATTCAAATTTTACAAACGAGCGCATCTTTTACCTCACCCGCTATCGCAGCGAATAACTTTGACCGTACCCGCAGCCTAGACTCGATTTATTTCTCAATGTTTTTGCCGGAAGAAGGGCCTAAATGGCGCGGAAATATTAAAAAATTAAAAGTTATCAATAGTGAAATCGTTGATGCCAACGGTGAAAAAGCCATTAATACCTCAGGCAATATTGACGATGATGTTGTGACGTTTTGGGGAGGTACTAGCGACTGTAATTCGGGCACGACGTGTGCCGATGGCAATGAAGTTGACAAAGGCGGCGTTGCTGAAATGTTAGCTGAAACCAGCGTTAGTAATCGCACTCTTTATAGTGATATAGGCACGTCTGGCGCATTAAAAACCTTTAACTATAGTAACGTATCTTCCTTCTATGGCGCTGATTTAACTGATTATTTAGGTGTAACGGCTGGAACTGAGGAAGCTCATATTAAGTGGGCAATGGGTTATGATATAGACGATTATGATAATGACACAGTTACAGATGAAACCCGTGAGGACATATTTGGTGACCCATTACATTCAAAACCGTTAGTGATTAACTATGGCGGTAGCACCGAGGCGACGCAAGATTTACGTATTCTAGTTGGGACTAATGCCGGTGCATTACATATGTTCAAAGATAGCCCGAACGCGACCAGTGTCAGTGAAAGTTGGGCGTTTTACCCTAAAGCATTTTTTCCTATCATTGATGACCTACGTTTTGATACGACAGGCAAAGAGTACGGAATAGACGGCTCGCCTGTGGTCTACACTAATGATAAAGACAATGATGGCATTATAGAATCGAGTAATAATGAATCTGCGATTGTCATTGTTGGTTTACGTCGCGGTGGGCGTGATTATTACGCATTAGATATTAGTAATCCAGATAGTCCAACTCTACTATGGCATATCACAGGGGGGAGCGGTGATTTTACTGAACTAGGGCAATCTTGGAGTAAGCCAGTTGTGGGTTACATTAATCACAAATCACATACCAATGGTGATCCTGTACTATTTTTTGCAGCCGGTTATAACGGTGATAGCGACACGGGAGCGAGCACGACTAATCCAGGTAGAGGGGTTTTTATTGTCGATGTTAAAACCGGAGCGTTAGTTTGGAAAGCGACTTCAAGTGCGACTTCGTCCGGTAATAAAAATACCAAAGGTGGTTTTGAACACGCAATACCTGGGCGCCTAGCCGTATTAGACAGTGATGCTAATGGCCTAATTGATCGTGTTTATGTTTCTGATGTTGGCGGTTATGTGTGGCGACTTGACTTAGTTGGCAGTGATCCTTTTTCTACTACAACGCCATGGACAGTACAAAAGCTGGCTTCATTGGGGGGAACGGGAACATCGGCTCGTAAGTTTTTTGCTGAACCTGTTATTGTTAGAACTATATTTACCGAAGTGAAGCAACTTGAGTTGGATTATGGCACCAAAACTGAAACAGTGACTAGTAAAAAAGATGTGCCTTATGATGGTATATTGATTGGTTCGGGCGATCGGGCTAATCCAAATGATACGAGTGTCAATGACATGATGTTTATGATCCAAGATCGCGATATTGTTACCCGAACCTTTGTCGAACCTGATGATTATGAGCCCATTGACCTAGATGACTTGTATGATTTCAGTAGTGATCCATTTACTGGGCAAACGGCTAGTCAATTTGAAGCTAAACAGATCTCACTTGGGTCGTCACTGGGTTGGAAGTTCGATTTTTCAAGTTCGGGTGAAAAAGTCATGTCACCATCGCGGGCATTGGGCGGGATCGCCTACTTTACGTCTTTTGTTCCTGCCACAAATTCATCTAGTAATAGTTGTGAGTTAAATGCAGGTAAAGGCTATTTGTACGCGATAGATTATCATTATGGTACGCAAGCTTACTCTTGGAAAAGTATCGATTTAGGTGAGCGAGTGCCAGATACCCCAGTGTTATTTAGCGGTGAAGACGCCAGTGGTGATGCTAACTTAACGCTGATAGGTGTGGGTAGTGGTGAAGATTCAACAGGTACAATTGATTTAAAAGAGGTTAAGGCGAACCCTTGCTTGAGTGGTGAAACCTGTGATCCGACGAAAGACTACAATGCATTAGAAGTCAA
- the pilV gene encoding type IV pilus modification protein PilV — protein sequence MRRLRHSGFSLIELMIAMLVLTTGVVGSIAIQSTAKKNTFDATQRAQASALVHDIIERIRGNKSQLSSYAGTDYGAKTFNDVKECHKTEETSSSTVSCTPAELATYDTYQWDALLKGTHVTKSTTSDGTTTSSNVGGLINPTGCIIVTKARNEDNTADLQQAGSVTVVVSWTGRFTTKDANDSDGYDCGGSSTNKQRRQVSVTAYIF from the coding sequence ATGCGGCGATTGCGTCACTCAGGTTTTTCTTTGATAGAGCTAATGATAGCTATGCTAGTGTTAACGACTGGTGTAGTAGGCTCTATTGCTATCCAAAGTACCGCTAAAAAGAATACCTTTGATGCAACCCAACGCGCACAAGCGTCTGCTTTAGTACACGATATTATCGAACGCATCCGTGGTAATAAAAGTCAGTTGTCGAGTTATGCCGGAACCGACTATGGTGCTAAAACCTTTAATGATGTTAAAGAGTGCCATAAAACTGAAGAAACCAGTTCAAGTACTGTCAGTTGCACTCCAGCTGAATTGGCTACCTATGATACTTATCAATGGGATGCGCTATTAAAAGGTACGCATGTCACCAAATCAACTACATCAGACGGCACCACGACCAGCAGTAATGTCGGCGGACTGATTAATCCAACAGGATGTATCATTGTTACCAAAGCTCGCAATGAAGATAATACCGCTGATTTACAGCAAGCAGGCTCAGTGACAGTCGTTGTCAGTTGGACAGGGCGTTTTACTACCAAGGATGCTAACGATTCTGATGGTTATGATTGCGGTGGTTCGTCAACAAATAAACAGCGCCGCCAAGTTTCGGTGACAGCCTACATATTTTAA
- the fkpB gene encoding FKBP-type peptidyl-prolyl cis-trans isomerase: MNETIQANSQVLLHFSILLEDGSAAESTKVHNKPAKFVMGDGSLTPSFEKCLLGLSAGDKQKFTLQPEDAFGQPNPDNIYHMDRTKFSADAPAEVGAILAFTNPDGSEIPGIVREVAGDSVTVDFNHPLAGQVVTFDVEILEVSAAS, translated from the coding sequence ATGAATGAAACTATACAAGCAAACAGCCAAGTATTACTGCACTTCTCTATTTTACTAGAAGATGGTTCCGCTGCTGAAAGTACCAAAGTACATAATAAACCGGCTAAGTTTGTCATGGGCGACGGTTCATTAACTCCAAGTTTTGAAAAGTGCTTATTAGGCTTAAGTGCTGGAGATAAGCAAAAATTTACATTGCAACCAGAAGACGCATTTGGTCAACCGAATCCAGATAATATTTATCATATGGACAGAACTAAATTCTCGGCGGATGCTCCGGCTGAAGTAGGGGCTATTCTGGCTTTTACTAATCCTGATGGTAGCGAGATCCCAGGTATTGTGCGTGAAGTGGCTGGTGACTCAGTGACGGTTGATTTTAATCATCCATTGGCTGGTCAAGTCGTGACATTTGACGTTGAAATTTTAGAAGTCAGCGCGGCGTCTTAA